The following are encoded together in the Pseudodesulfovibrio indicus genome:
- the aat gene encoding leucyl/phenylalanyl-tRNA--protein transferase, producing MTIYRLFEEPVFPDPEEADPDGLLAVGGDLCPERLLTAYSNGIFPWYAENSPILWWSTNPRLALVPEELHVPRSLRRVLNKGTFSFTMDTRFEAVIRRCAFCPRPEQEGTWIVDDMIQAYILLHRLGYAHSVEAWRDGDLVGGLYGVSLGSIFYGESMFYHVPDASKAAFAVFVEQVRKWGFTLIDCQQTTRHLLRFGAREFQRFRFLHLIREGMKTPTREGKWRFDGQP from the coding sequence ATGACCATCTACCGCCTGTTCGAAGAGCCCGTCTTTCCCGACCCGGAAGAAGCCGATCCCGACGGGCTGCTCGCCGTGGGCGGCGACCTCTGCCCCGAGCGGCTGCTCACGGCCTATTCGAACGGCATCTTTCCCTGGTACGCCGAGAACTCACCGATCCTGTGGTGGTCCACCAATCCCCGGCTGGCGCTGGTCCCGGAGGAGCTGCACGTGCCGCGCAGCCTGCGCCGGGTGCTGAACAAGGGGACCTTCTCCTTCACCATGGACACCCGGTTCGAGGCGGTCATCCGGCGCTGCGCCTTCTGCCCCCGGCCGGAGCAGGAGGGCACCTGGATCGTGGACGACATGATCCAGGCGTACATCCTGCTGCACCGGCTGGGCTACGCGCACAGCGTGGAGGCGTGGCGGGACGGGGACCTGGTGGGCGGGTTGTACGGCGTGTCCCTTGGCTCGATCTTCTATGGGGAGTCCATGTTCTACCACGTGCCGGACGCGTCCAAGGCGGCGTTCGCCGTGTTCGTGGAACAGGTCCGCAAGTGGGGATTCACCCTCATCGACTGCCAGCAGACCACGCGGCACCTCCTGCGCTTCGGGGCGCGGGAGTTCCAGCGGTTCCGGTTCCTGCACCTGATCCGCGAGGGCATGAAGACGCCCACCCGCGAGGGGAAGTGGCGGTTCGACGGCCAGCCGTGA
- the clpA gene encoding ATP-dependent Clp protease ATP-binding subunit ClpA, whose amino-acid sequence MTMLSKELESALTSAVNEVKRRNHEFLTLEHLLYAISIEEQGEEILEACGAEMERLRDQLGRFFVENMEPLPEGTESEVIQTLGVRRVLQRAVWQKKASGKSTVEVGDVLAAMFDEEDSYAVYFLRTHDVSRLDILEFISHGMSMREDWNDLGDEPARKGDSLDDRSGEKKSPLEEFTVNLTDRAAQGLIDPLIGRAAELERTVQVLARRRKNNPIFVGDPGVGKTAMAEGLALMIVEGNVPKEFVNAEVYGLDMGALLAGTKYRGDFEARLKGVLAELKKNRDAILFVDEIHTIVGAGSVSGGSMDASNILKPLLQSGEIRCIGSTTFEEYKNHFEKDRALSRRFQKIEIAEPTVEETIAILKGLQPHYEEFHGVNYTHFALKAAAELSERHITDRFLPDKAIDVMDEAGALYKLSGRPRKGDRIKVADVEKVVARMARIPARRLTMSDRERLKSLEGDLKSVVFGQDDAVAALAKSIKRSRAGMRQAGRPVGSFLLTGPTGVGKTELARQLAQVLGIGFLRFDMSEYMEKHAVARLIGAPPGYVGFDQGGLLTEGVRKKPHCVVLFDEIEKAHPDVFNILLQVMDYATLTDNNGRKADFRHVILLMTSNAGAREMAKGAIGFKRDEDADRKGDALKALEKLFSPEFRNRLDSIVTFRALEQPVMEQIVDKFIKELNDQLQDRRVVVALTGKARARLAELGYDTAMGARPMGRVIQTEIKDVIADELLFGELTKGGVVTVDVAKKSGRSGKKKGGDKEREFSFSYETTGPKQ is encoded by the coding sequence ATGACGATGCTCAGCAAGGAACTGGAAAGCGCGTTGACCTCCGCGGTCAACGAGGTGAAGCGGCGCAATCATGAATTTTTGACGCTGGAGCACCTGTTGTACGCCATCTCCATCGAAGAGCAGGGCGAGGAGATCCTCGAAGCCTGCGGCGCGGAGATGGAGCGGCTCAGGGACCAGCTCGGGCGCTTCTTCGTCGAGAACATGGAACCCCTGCCCGAAGGCACGGAGTCCGAGGTCATCCAGACCCTGGGCGTGCGCCGCGTGTTGCAGCGCGCCGTGTGGCAGAAAAAGGCGTCGGGCAAGTCCACCGTGGAGGTGGGCGACGTGCTGGCGGCCATGTTCGACGAGGAGGATTCCTACGCCGTCTACTTCCTGCGCACCCACGACGTGTCCCGCCTCGACATCCTGGAGTTCATCTCCCACGGCATGTCCATGCGCGAGGACTGGAACGACCTTGGCGACGAGCCGGCCCGCAAGGGCGACTCCCTGGACGACCGATCGGGCGAGAAGAAGAGCCCGCTGGAGGAGTTCACCGTCAACCTCACCGACCGCGCGGCCCAGGGGCTCATCGATCCGCTCATCGGGCGCGCCGCCGAGCTGGAGCGCACGGTCCAGGTCCTGGCCCGCCGCCGCAAGAACAACCCCATCTTCGTGGGTGATCCCGGCGTGGGCAAGACCGCCATGGCCGAGGGCCTGGCCCTGATGATCGTCGAGGGCAACGTGCCCAAGGAATTCGTCAACGCCGAGGTCTACGGCCTGGACATGGGCGCGCTCCTGGCGGGCACCAAGTACCGGGGCGATTTCGAGGCGCGTCTCAAGGGCGTGCTGGCCGAGCTGAAGAAGAACCGCGACGCCATCCTGTTCGTGGACGAGATCCACACCATCGTGGGCGCGGGGTCCGTCAGCGGCGGCTCCATGGACGCTTCCAACATCCTCAAGCCGCTCCTCCAGTCCGGCGAGATCCGCTGCATCGGGTCCACCACGTTCGAGGAGTACAAGAACCATTTCGAAAAGGACCGCGCCCTGTCGCGTCGGTTCCAGAAGATCGAGATCGCCGAGCCGACCGTGGAGGAGACCATCGCCATCCTCAAGGGGCTGCAACCCCACTACGAGGAGTTCCACGGGGTCAACTACACCCATTTCGCGCTCAAGGCCGCGGCCGAGCTGTCCGAGCGGCACATCACGGACCGCTTCCTGCCCGACAAGGCCATCGACGTCATGGACGAGGCCGGGGCGCTCTACAAGCTCTCCGGCAGGCCGCGCAAGGGCGACCGCATCAAGGTGGCCGACGTGGAAAAGGTCGTGGCCCGCATGGCGCGCATCCCGGCCCGCCGGCTGACCATGTCCGACCGCGAGCGGCTCAAGAGCCTGGAAGGGGACCTCAAGTCCGTGGTCTTCGGCCAGGACGACGCCGTGGCCGCGCTGGCCAAGTCCATCAAGCGCTCCCGCGCGGGCATGCGCCAGGCCGGGCGTCCCGTGGGCAGCTTCCTGCTCACCGGCCCCACCGGCGTGGGCAAGACCGAGCTGGCCCGCCAGCTGGCCCAGGTGCTGGGCATCGGCTTCCTGCGCTTCGACATGTCCGAGTACATGGAGAAGCACGCCGTGGCCCGGCTCATCGGCGCGCCTCCTGGCTACGTCGGCTTCGACCAGGGCGGCCTGCTCACCGAGGGCGTGCGCAAGAAGCCGCACTGCGTGGTCCTGTTCGACGAGATCGAGAAGGCCCACCCGGACGTCTTCAACATCCTGCTCCAGGTCATGGACTACGCCACCCTGACCGACAACAACGGGCGCAAGGCGGATTTCCGGCACGTCATCCTGTTGATGACCTCCAACGCGGGGGCCAGGGAGATGGCCAAGGGGGCCATCGGCTTCAAGCGCGACGAGGACGCCGACCGCAAGGGCGACGCGCTCAAGGCGCTGGAGAAGCTGTTCAGCCCCGAGTTCCGCAACCGACTCGACTCCATCGTCACCTTCCGCGCCCTGGAACAGCCGGTCATGGAGCAGATCGTGGACAAGTTCATCAAGGAGCTGAACGATCAGCTCCAGGACCGCCGCGTGGTGGTTGCCCTGACCGGGAAGGCCCGCGCGAGGCTGGCCGAGCTGGGTTACGACACCGCCATGGGCGCGCGTCCCATGGGCCGGGTCATCCAGACCGAGATCAAGGACGTCATCGCGGACGAGCTGCTCTTCGGCGAGCTGACCAAGGGCGGCGTGGTCACCGTGGACGTGGCCAAGAAGTCCGGCCGGTCCGGCAAGAAGAAGGGCGGGGACAAGGAAAGGGAGTTCTCCTTCTCCTACGAGACCACGGGTCCCAAGCAATAG
- the clpS gene encoding ATP-dependent Clp protease adapter ClpS, translated as MSDPVTGDRTDFQLRDEREVKEPKKYKVLLHNDDYTTMDFVVEILVRVFHKSEAQATAIMLSVHNQGYGVCGTYTAEVAETKVDLVHKLAKSAGFPLKCSMEGE; from the coding sequence ATGAGCGACCCTGTTACCGGCGACCGGACCGACTTCCAGCTCCGCGACGAACGCGAAGTCAAGGAACCGAAAAAGTATAAGGTCCTGCTGCATAATGACGATTATACGACCATGGACTTCGTGGTCGAGATACTGGTTCGCGTCTTCCACAAGTCGGAAGCGCAGGCCACGGCCATCATGCTCTCCGTGCACAACCAGGGGTACGGAGTGTGCGGCACCTACACCGCTGAAGTGGCCGAGACAAAGGTAGACCTGGTGCACAAGCTGGCGAAGAGCGCGGGCTTTCCGCTGAAGTGCAGCATGGAAGGTGAATAG
- a CDS encoding class IV adenylate cyclase, with product MTLECELKFLDGDLDALGDRLRGLGAQGTGPYFEANTVFDRPDRSLKEKGVLLRLREKRGEAVLTVKRPPENPVPSALKVFEEIETTVGDAEAMAAALAALGFVPAFRYEKFREKWHHMGCTVCLDRLPFGDFVEIEGAEPDVMACAEALGLDPNLTTKATYHGLNLRYRLEKGLEADENFVFEPVRRDSLAAQLEKL from the coding sequence ATGACGCTGGAGTGCGAATTGAAATTCCTGGACGGCGACCTCGATGCCCTTGGGGACCGGCTGCGCGGGCTCGGCGCACAGGGAACCGGACCCTATTTCGAGGCCAACACCGTCTTCGACCGCCCGGACCGCTCCCTGAAGGAGAAGGGCGTGCTGCTCAGACTCCGGGAGAAGCGGGGCGAGGCCGTGCTCACGGTCAAGCGCCCGCCCGAGAACCCCGTGCCGTCCGCGCTCAAGGTGTTCGAGGAGATCGAGACCACGGTGGGAGACGCCGAGGCCATGGCCGCCGCCCTTGCGGCCCTGGGGTTCGTCCCGGCCTTCCGCTACGAGAAGTTCCGCGAGAAGTGGCACCACATGGGGTGTACTGTCTGCCTGGACCGGTTGCCCTTCGGGGATTTCGTGGAGATCGAGGGCGCGGAGCCGGACGTCATGGCCTGCGCCGAAGCCTTGGGATTGGACCCGAACCTGACCACCAAGGCGACCTACCACGGCCTCAACCTCCGGTATCGGTTGGAGAAGGGGCTGGAGGCTGACGAGAATTTCGTGTTCGAGCCCGTCCGGCGGGATTCCCTCGCGGCCCAACTTGAGAAACTTTGA
- the crcB gene encoding fluoride efflux transporter CrcB: MLTKILYLSLGGAAGTLSRYWLSGVAQRLAGGSFPAGTFAVNMAGCLLFGAVWGFFENRLLPGSGVRLLVLTGFMGAFTTFSTYMFETASLVKFGQIAMAMANVVGQSVAGLILVLAGIALGRLL, translated from the coding sequence ATGCTGACCAAAATTCTCTATCTTTCTCTGGGCGGGGCCGCCGGGACCCTTTCGCGCTACTGGCTGTCCGGCGTGGCCCAGCGTCTGGCCGGAGGTTCGTTCCCGGCCGGGACCTTTGCGGTGAACATGGCCGGTTGCCTGCTCTTCGGCGCGGTCTGGGGATTCTTCGAGAACCGGCTGCTGCCCGGCAGCGGGGTCCGGCTCCTGGTCCTGACCGGTTTCATGGGCGCGTTCACCACCTTCTCGACCTACATGTTCGAGACCGCGTCCCTGGTCAAGTTCGGCCAGATCGCCATGGCCATGGCCAACGTGGTCGGCCAGTCCGTGGCCGGGCTGATCCTGGTCCTGGCGGGCATCGCCCTGGGCCGCCTCCTGTAA
- a CDS encoding DUF190 domain-containing protein, translating into MKLLEKAERIRIYIGEDDKLDGQSLAEAVVREARSMGLAGATVFRGLMGFGANSLIHTSKILRLSEDLPVVVEIIDHPDRLEPLLDKLDAMLKEGMVTREPVDVIAYRHS; encoded by the coding sequence ATGAAATTGCTCGAAAAGGCCGAACGGATCAGGATATACATCGGCGAGGACGACAAGCTGGACGGTCAATCGCTGGCCGAAGCCGTGGTGCGCGAGGCGCGCTCCATGGGGCTGGCCGGGGCCACGGTGTTTCGCGGCCTGATGGGCTTCGGAGCCAACAGCCTGATCCACACCAGCAAAATCCTGCGCCTGTCCGAAGACCTGCCCGTGGTGGTCGAGATCATAGACCATCCCGACAGGCTCGAGCCGCTCCTCGACAAGCTCGACGCCATGCTCAAGGAAGGCATGGTCACCCGCGAACCGGTGGACGTCATCGCCTACCGCCACAGCTGA
- a CDS encoding protein-glutamate methylesterase/protein-glutamine glutaminase, translating to MRKIRVLIVDDSAVVRQTLEEILSSDPQIEVMGTAVDPYVAAERLKKEVPDVITLDIEMPRMDGLTFLRKIMQQRPIPVVICSSVAEKGTTTALKALEYGAVEIITKPKIGTKKFLEESKIRLIDKVKAAAMAGKKPLRVAAPVEIKPKLDADVMIPKGKPMPVSPTEKICLVGASTGGTEALRVFLEAQPANCPPIAIVQHMPEHFTAAFANRLNGLCRINVKEAADGDAMMRGLALIAPGDKHMLLKRSGARYFVEVKEGPLVSRHRPSVDVLFRSGARYGGSNVVAAIMTGMGDDGAKGMKELKEAGAYTIAQDEASCVVFGMPQEAIKLGGVDKVLSLEKIAAEIVRACG from the coding sequence ATGCGAAAGATCAGAGTCCTAATCGTGGATGATTCGGCCGTGGTCCGGCAGACGTTGGAGGAAATCCTGTCGTCCGACCCCCAGATCGAGGTCATGGGTACCGCCGTGGACCCGTATGTAGCCGCCGAACGTCTCAAGAAGGAAGTCCCGGACGTCATCACCCTGGACATCGAGATGCCGCGCATGGACGGCCTGACCTTTCTGCGCAAGATCATGCAGCAGCGGCCCATTCCGGTGGTCATCTGCTCCTCCGTGGCCGAGAAGGGGACCACCACGGCCCTCAAGGCGCTTGAATACGGAGCGGTTGAGATCATCACCAAGCCCAAGATCGGCACCAAGAAATTTCTGGAAGAGTCCAAGATTCGACTCATCGACAAGGTCAAGGCTGCGGCCATGGCCGGAAAGAAGCCCCTTCGGGTGGCCGCTCCTGTTGAAATCAAGCCCAAACTCGACGCCGACGTGATGATTCCCAAAGGAAAACCAATGCCCGTTTCGCCGACTGAAAAGATCTGCCTTGTCGGTGCCTCGACCGGCGGCACGGAGGCGCTCCGTGTCTTCCTGGAGGCCCAGCCCGCGAATTGCCCGCCCATCGCCATCGTGCAGCACATGCCCGAGCATTTCACGGCCGCGTTCGCCAACCGGCTGAATGGCCTCTGCCGGATCAACGTCAAGGAGGCCGCGGACGGCGACGCCATGATGCGCGGGCTGGCCCTGATCGCCCCCGGCGACAAGCACATGCTCCTCAAGCGCAGCGGCGCGAGGTACTTTGTCGAGGTCAAGGAGGGGCCGCTGGTCTCGCGCCACCGCCCGTCCGTGGACGTCCTGTTCCGTTCCGGCGCGCGCTACGGCGGGTCCAACGTGGTGGCCGCGATCATGACCGGCATGGGTGACGACGGGGCCAAGGGCATGAAGGAGCTGAAGGAGGCCGGGGCGTACACCATCGCCCAGGACGAGGCCAGCTGCGTGGTCTTCGGCATGCCCCAGGAGGCCATCAAGCTCGGCGGAGTGGACAAGGTCCTGTCACTGGAAAAAATCGCGGCCGAGATCGTCCGTGCCTGCGGCTAG
- a CDS encoding chemotaxis protein CheA, which yields MSADDLNRQIFKEEAYDLLIELEGALLELEEAPNDMDLVNQIFRALHTIKGSGSMFGFEAIAGFTHEVETVFDMVRNGDVEASPLLCSLALRSRDQIRAMLEAGDDEPVDSEGMEDILAGLREFVTGSDAGAGEETADEPPVEVEDGLDEAEEDDAEAAPMRSYAITLRPLGGDLDIDGVETFFEELERLGDLRVVSGHRETGHGWDLTLETDAVRDSVLDVFFFLDANLKIEVKEIGEPAPAKKPEPEPAPEPAKPAARPVVTTYSGDEEGANVPKIGELLVQSGDLTVDDVEEALSAQKSGANKPLGQILADSGKVAQERVSSAVRRQAEVKEQEVHKKRQEALTSIRVAADKLDYLVDLVGELVIVQAQITQVVSERHDAALTLLAEELERLSDELRDSTLGIRMLPIGTSFSKFRRLVRDLSADLGKQISLSTSGAETELDKTVIERLGDPLVHLLRNSIDHGIEKPEERTAQGKPAQGNIMLSAEHSGGEVLIRITDDGRGMSSEMIREKGVERGLITKDAEMTDKELLKLIFEPGFSTAKAVTSVSGRGVGMDVVKRAIDSLRGTIDIDSKPGAGTTITIRLPLTLAIIDGLQVRVENEYYVIPLSLVEECVELARSDVEESGTEQRILHLRGEIVPYIHIREWFNVEGDNPPIEQIVITGVEGSRVGIVVDTVIGEHQTVIKSLGRVYKDVEGISGATIKGDGSIALILDVPSLVRRVIAESK from the coding sequence ATGTCTGCAGACGATCTGAACAGGCAAATATTCAAAGAGGAAGCGTATGATCTCCTGATCGAGCTGGAGGGGGCCCTGCTCGAACTCGAGGAAGCGCCCAACGACATGGACCTGGTCAATCAGATCTTCCGTGCGCTCCATACCATCAAAGGTTCCGGCTCCATGTTCGGCTTCGAGGCCATCGCGGGCTTCACCCACGAGGTGGAGACCGTTTTCGACATGGTCCGCAACGGTGATGTCGAGGCCTCGCCCCTGCTGTGCAGCCTGGCCCTGCGCTCCCGCGACCAGATTCGCGCCATGCTTGAGGCCGGGGACGACGAGCCGGTGGATTCCGAGGGCATGGAGGACATTCTCGCCGGGCTGCGCGAGTTCGTCACCGGGAGCGATGCCGGGGCGGGCGAGGAGACGGCGGACGAACCTCCCGTCGAGGTTGAAGACGGCCTGGACGAGGCCGAAGAGGACGATGCCGAGGCCGCGCCCATGCGCAGTTACGCCATCACGCTCAGACCCCTGGGCGGGGATCTGGACATCGATGGCGTGGAGACGTTTTTCGAAGAGCTGGAGCGGCTGGGCGACCTGCGCGTCGTGTCCGGCCACCGCGAGACGGGACACGGCTGGGATCTCACCCTGGAGACCGACGCCGTCCGGGACAGCGTGCTGGACGTCTTTTTCTTTCTGGACGCCAATCTCAAGATCGAGGTCAAGGAGATCGGCGAACCGGCCCCCGCCAAGAAGCCCGAGCCCGAGCCTGCGCCCGAACCGGCCAAGCCGGCGGCCCGGCCCGTGGTGACCACCTATTCCGGCGACGAAGAGGGCGCGAATGTGCCCAAGATCGGCGAGCTGCTCGTGCAGAGCGGCGACCTGACCGTGGACGACGTGGAGGAGGCCCTGTCCGCCCAGAAGAGCGGGGCGAACAAGCCCCTGGGCCAGATCCTGGCCGATTCGGGCAAGGTGGCCCAGGAACGCGTCTCCAGCGCCGTCCGCCGCCAGGCAGAGGTCAAGGAGCAGGAGGTCCACAAGAAGCGCCAGGAGGCCCTGACCAGCATCCGCGTGGCAGCGGACAAGCTCGACTACCTCGTGGACCTGGTGGGCGAGCTGGTCATTGTCCAGGCCCAGATCACCCAGGTGGTCAGCGAGCGCCACGACGCGGCCCTGACCCTGCTGGCCGAGGAGCTGGAACGGCTCTCGGACGAGCTTCGGGATTCCACGCTGGGCATCCGCATGCTGCCCATCGGCACCTCCTTCAGCAAGTTCCGCCGCCTGGTCCGCGACCTTTCCGCCGACCTCGGCAAGCAGATCTCCCTGTCCACCAGCGGTGCAGAGACCGAGCTGGACAAGACGGTCATCGAGCGGCTGGGAGACCCCCTGGTCCACCTGCTGCGCAACTCCATCGACCACGGCATCGAGAAGCCCGAGGAGCGGACGGCTCAGGGCAAGCCCGCTCAGGGCAACATCATGCTCTCGGCCGAGCATTCCGGCGGCGAGGTGCTCATCCGCATCACCGACGACGGCCGGGGCATGTCCAGCGAGATGATCCGCGAGAAGGGGGTCGAGCGCGGCCTGATCACCAAGGACGCCGAGATGACCGACAAGGAGCTGCTCAAGCTCATCTTCGAGCCGGGATTCTCCACGGCCAAGGCCGTGACCAGCGTGTCCGGACGCGGCGTGGGCATGGACGTGGTCAAGCGGGCCATCGACTCCCTGCGCGGGACCATCGACATCGACTCCAAGCCGGGTGCGGGCACGACCATCACCATCCGGCTGCCGCTGACACTGGCCATCATCGACGGTTTGCAGGTGCGGGTGGAGAACGAGTACTACGTCATCCCGCTTTCCCTGGTCGAGGAGTGCGTCGAGCTGGCGCGCAGCGACGTGGAGGAGTCCGGAACCGAACAGCGCATACTCCATCTCAGGGGCGAGATCGTGCCCTACATCCATATCCGCGAATGGTTCAACGTGGAGGGTGATAACCCGCCCATAGAACAGATCGTCATCACGGGCGTCGAGGGCAGCCGTGTGGGTATCGTGGTCGATACCGTTATCGGTGAACATCAGACCGTCATCAAGAGCCTGGGCCGCGTCTACAAGGACGTGGAGGGCATCTCCGGCGCGACCATCAAGGGAGACGGGTCCATCGCCCTGATCCTGGACGTGCCCAGCCTGGTCCGGCGTGTTATAGCTGAATCCAAGTAG
- a CDS encoding methyl-accepting chemotaxis protein — protein sequence MGKWVLSGIVACALFAAATYFGGWLPYGVAAAAVVFLCLALGAAGERERQRERAAMQALSRGDSLPEGVGELAGGAFGVLQEGLADQRARAGFFEEAFKGLGSPSLVCDKSGKILLVTSSMLKMIRKGEEQVVGRTVSQALYDRDSVSVTEKTISSGKPFADTLDLHLWDGRSIPVVLSINLIKGKDGAVVGAVSSFTDLTDERSRQKEVEEQRERIKQAGERISGLAEHVASATELLSASADDQAQGAQKQRRQTAAVATAMEQMTGTVLEVARNATATSEAAGEANDSAAEGVSMVSDAVSAINQVSESARQLGKEIGELDSQAGAIGQIINVINDIADQTNLLALNAAIEAARAGDAGRGFAVVADEVRKLAEKTMDATKEVERAIISIQARSKDATTSMQATAVKVDESTALSNRAGEALQRIMDNIRDMVGRVTQIATAAEEQSSAAEEIMRSVEDIASIAEDADEAAGQAASATRDMAELARDLLNVSKEFGTGRQGSGDRLRRSDGQMKGVLPKLAQEYVKKQYADLFEAMQEELGSPVFLPADSYPDQVLKQMAEFVAGRRKMAVRDFFIGLGKYTVVRFNELYPGYFKKEPLKEFYLRMNDLHAQLTKAQPGIKPPNFTYEDKGDVLFMNYRSARGLFDYFEGILLGAADFKKEKVEVAVKPFDAKTARAEIRFLGPR from the coding sequence ATGGGAAAATGGGTTCTTTCCGGTATTGTTGCGTGCGCATTGTTCGCGGCCGCGACCTACTTCGGCGGGTGGCTCCCCTACGGGGTGGCCGCTGCGGCCGTTGTGTTCCTCTGTCTGGCCCTGGGCGCGGCGGGCGAACGGGAGCGGCAGCGCGAACGGGCCGCCATGCAGGCCCTGTCCAGGGGCGACTCCCTGCCCGAAGGGGTTGGGGAGCTGGCCGGAGGGGCTTTCGGCGTCCTGCAGGAGGGGCTGGCCGACCAGCGCGCGCGAGCCGGTTTCTTCGAGGAGGCGTTCAAGGGGCTGGGCAGCCCCAGCCTGGTCTGCGACAAGTCCGGCAAGATTCTTCTGGTCACCAGCTCCATGCTCAAGATGATCCGTAAAGGGGAAGAGCAGGTGGTGGGCCGGACCGTGAGCCAGGCCCTCTACGACCGCGATTCCGTGTCGGTCACCGAGAAGACCATTTCCTCCGGCAAACCCTTTGCCGACACCCTGGACCTTCACCTGTGGGACGGTCGCTCCATACCGGTGGTCCTGTCCATCAATCTGATCAAGGGCAAGGACGGCGCGGTCGTCGGTGCGGTCAGCTCCTTCACCGACCTGACCGACGAACGGTCCCGGCAGAAGGAGGTCGAGGAACAGCGCGAGCGTATAAAGCAGGCGGGCGAGCGCATCAGCGGCCTGGCCGAGCACGTGGCCTCGGCCACCGAGCTGCTCTCCGCCTCGGCGGACGACCAGGCCCAGGGCGCGCAGAAGCAGCGCCGCCAGACCGCCGCCGTGGCCACGGCCATGGAACAGATGACCGGCACGGTGCTGGAGGTGGCGCGCAACGCCACGGCCACCAGCGAGGCCGCCGGCGAAGCCAACGACTCGGCGGCCGAGGGCGTGTCCATGGTCAGCGACGCTGTTTCGGCCATCAATCAGGTCTCCGAGTCCGCCCGGCAACTGGGCAAGGAAATCGGCGAACTGGATTCCCAGGCCGGTGCCATCGGCCAGATCATCAACGTCATCAACGACATCGCGGACCAGACCAACCTGCTGGCCCTGAACGCAGCCATCGAGGCGGCGCGGGCGGGCGATGCCGGTCGCGGCTTCGCCGTGGTCGCGGACGAGGTCCGCAAGCTGGCCGAGAAGACCATGGACGCCACCAAGGAGGTGGAGCGCGCCATCATTTCCATCCAGGCCCGCTCAAAGGACGCCACCACCTCCATGCAGGCCACGGCGGTCAAGGTGGACGAGAGCACGGCCCTGTCCAACCGCGCGGGCGAGGCGTTGCAGCGGATCATGGACAACATCCGCGACATGGTCGGCCGGGTGACCCAGATCGCCACGGCGGCCGAGGAGCAGTCCTCGGCGGCGGAGGAGATCATGCGCAGCGTGGAGGACATCGCCTCCATCGCCGAGGACGCGGACGAGGCGGCCGGGCAGGCCGCCAGCGCCACCAGGGACATGGCCGAGCTGGCCAGGGACCTGCTCAACGTGTCCAAGGAGTTCGGCACGGGCAGGCAGGGGAGCGGGGACCGCCTCCGGCGCTCGGATGGGCAGATGAAGGGCGTCCTGCCCAAGCTGGCCCAGGAATACGTGAAGAAGCAGTACGCCGACCTGTTCGAGGCCATGCAGGAGGAGCTGGGCAGCCCGGTGTTCCTGCCTGCGGACAGCTATCCGGACCAGGTGCTCAAGCAGATGGCCGAGTTCGTGGCCGGGCGCAGGAAGATGGCGGTGCGCGACTTCTTCATCGGGCTGGGCAAGTACACCGTGGTCCGCTTCAACGAGCTGTATCCCGGCTATTTCAAGAAGGAGCCGCTCAAGGAGTTCTATCTGCGCATGAACGACCTCCACGCGCAACTGACCAAGGCCCAGCCCGGCATCAAGCCGCCCAACTTCACCTATGAGGACAAGGGCGACGTGCTGTTCATGAATTACCGCTCCGCGAGGGGGCTGTTCGATTATTTCGAGGGCATCCTGCTCGGTGCCGCCGACTTCAAGAAGGAGAAGGTGGAGGTCGCGGTCAAGCCGTTCGACGCCAAGACCGCCAGGGCGGAGATCCGGTTCCTCGGGCCACGGTAA
- a CDS encoding DUF2062 domain-containing protein — MKDTSKRRRPGAEESGGRFAAWWAGSKRWLRYWYLRLMRQNSSPKNLAAACALGMFIGALPIIPFQSVVVIALAFVMRVNKLAAWLATCYSNAATMVPFYYFLFLVGQAVTPFKDVSFDPTQLEMTQLIHAGWRVFMVMFAGGLAFGIPATIVTYFLSLFVIRRYRARRAIRQLRKSRG, encoded by the coding sequence TTGAAGGATACGTCGAAACGCCGCAGGCCCGGCGCGGAGGAGTCGGGCGGCCGGTTCGCCGCATGGTGGGCGGGCAGCAAGCGCTGGTTGCGGTACTGGTACCTGCGCCTCATGCGCCAGAATTCCTCGCCCAAGAACCTGGCCGCGGCCTGTGCCCTGGGCATGTTCATCGGGGCGCTGCCGATCATTCCGTTCCAGTCCGTGGTGGTCATTGCCCTGGCCTTCGTCATGCGCGTCAACAAGCTGGCCGCATGGCTGGCTACCTGCTATTCCAACGCCGCGACCATGGTCCCGTTCTATTATTTCCTCTTTTTGGTCGGCCAGGCGGTAACTCCGTTCAAGGACGTCTCCTTCGATCCCACCCAACTGGAGATGACCCAGCTCATCCACGCGGGCTGGCGGGTCTTCATGGTCATGTTCGCGGGCGGCCTGGCCTTCGGCATACCGGCCACCATCGTCACCTACTTCCTCTCCCTGTTCGTCATCCGGCGCTACCGCGCGCGGCGGGCCATCCGCCAGCTTCGCAAGTCCAGGGGATAG